The genomic DNA GGGAGCTGGCGGACAGGCCGCCAATACGGGTCGTGAGCGATCAGTACGGCTCACCGACCTATGCGCCACACCTCGCCCAGGCGCTACTCAGGCTGATCGACAGCCGCGCCTACGGCACCTATCACATTGCCGGCGCGGGTGGGACGAGTCGGTTCGAGTTGACCCGGACCTTGTACCGTCTGCTCGGGCTTTCGACCCCGGTCACCCCGGTCGCGGCGAGCGCCTTTCCCCAACCCGCCCCACGGCCGCGCTACGCGGTCCTCACCAGCCTGCAAGACCCCGCTTTTATCCTGCCGGCTTGGCAGGACGGACTGTCGGCCTTTGTCCGGGCCGCCCGTCAGCACGGGGCGGGGTGAGACACACGTGCCCCTTGACCCCTGACAGACCGGACCTCAGCGCCTGACGGCTTGACAAGTCGTCGGGGCGTTACTACCTTTCTGCCCACGATCACGCGGCCAAAGGGAAACGTGTGAACCGTTGGATATCAGGAGGACAACACGTTTCCCTTTGAGAGAAGGCAACTCCTCACAACACTCCATTCGTGAGTCACTTCGTTCAACACCATGATAGACGTGCAGCACCTGACAAAACGCTACGGTGACCTGACCGCAGTCTCGGACATCTCCTTTCAGGTCGACTCGGGTCAGATCCTCGGCTTCCTCGGTCCCAACGGCTCGGGCAAAACCACCACCATGCGGATTATTACCGGTTTCATGCCGGCAACGAGCGGGACGGTCAAAGTCGAGGGATTCGATATCTTCACCGACTCCTTTGAGGCGCGCAAGCGGATCGGCTACCTGCCGGAGAACCCGCCCCTGTACACCGATATGACCGTCACCGCGTACTTGCGCTTTGTGGCCCGGATCAAGGGACTGCGCAAGGCCGAGATTGGCGAGGCTCTCGACATCGCCGTCACCCGCTGCGGGCTGACCGAGGTCGTCAACCGGCTGACCGGGCAGCTGTCCAAGGGCTTTCGGCAGCGGGTCGGGCTGGCACAGGCGATTATTCACAATCCGGCGGTGCTGATCCTGGACGAGCCGACCGTCGGGCTCGACCCGCAGCAGATCATCGAGATTCGCTCCCTGATCAAAGAGCTGGCCGGCTCGCATACCGTCGTGCTCTCGACCCACATTCTGCCAGAGGTCTCTCAGGTGTGCGAAAAAGTGGTGATTATCCGGTCCGGCCAGGTCGTCCTCGAGGATACCCTGACCCACCTGACCGAGGACCAATCGCTGGAAGACGTCTTTCTGCGGGCCATCGCTCAGGAAGACGCTCAGCCTGACGCAGACACCCAGCCCGGAGCAAGCCCTCACCCCGCCCCTCTCCCAGAGGGAGAGGGAGACAAAGAGGAGAACGGGGTATGAGGAATATCTGGACGATTGTCGGGAAGGAAATCCGCTCGTATTTCGTCTCTCCGGTGGCGTATGTGGTGTTGACCGGATTTCTGCTGCTGGGCG from Desulfurellaceae bacterium includes the following:
- a CDS encoding sugar nucleotide-binding protein, with amino-acid sequence RNLAVASAERAIPLLHVSTDYVFDGRAERPYHEFDPVCPLSVYGMSKLAGEEAVRSLNPRHYIVRTAWLYHTLGRNFVTTMRELADRPPIRVVSDQYGSPTYAPHLAQALLRLIDSRAYGTYHIAGAGGTSRFELTRTLYRLLGLSTPVTPVAASAFPQPAPRPRYAVLTSLQDPAFILPAWQDGLSAFVRAARQHGAG
- a CDS encoding ABC transporter ATP-binding protein, which gives rise to MQHLTKRYGDLTAVSDISFQVDSGQILGFLGPNGSGKTTTMRIITGFMPATSGTVKVEGFDIFTDSFEARKRIGYLPENPPLYTDMTVTAYLRFVARIKGLRKAEIGEALDIAVTRCGLTEVVNRLTGQLSKGFRQRVGLAQAIIHNPAVLILDEPTVGLDPQQIIEIRSLIKELAGSHTVVLSTHILPEVSQVCEKVVIIRSGQVVLEDTLTHLTEDQSLEDVFLRAIAQEDAQPDADTQPGASPHPAPLPEGEGDKEENGV